One window of Lemur catta isolate mLemCat1 chromosome 3, mLemCat1.pri, whole genome shotgun sequence genomic DNA carries:
- the VCAM1 gene encoding vascular cell adhesion protein 1 isoform X2 yields MAFCGSEKLEKGIRVEIYSFPKDPEIHFSGPLEAGKPVTVKCLVPDVYPFDRLEIDLWKGDHHMKSQDFIEEVERKSLETKSLEVIFIPIIEDTGKALVCRARLHVDEIDSVPKERETTKELQVYISPKNTVISVNPSTRLQEGGSVTMTCSSEGLPAPQIFWSKKLDNGNLQPLSENATLTLIAMRMEYSGIYVCEGVNLIGKHRSEVELVVQEKPFTVEISPGPWIAAQIGDSVVLTCGVTDCEFPSFSWETQIDSPLHENVKSEGTKSTLTLSHVSLASEGSYLCTVTCGHKKQKKGIQVKLYSFPRDPEIEMSGPLVNGSPVTVSCKVPDVYPFDQLEIELFKGETILENKNFSEEEDGKSLETKSLEVTFIPTTEDTGKVLVCRAKLHIDEMEFEPKQRQSTQTLYVNVAPRDITVLVSPSSILEEGSFVTMTCSSDGLPAPKILWSRKLNNGALQPLSENATLTLISTTMEDSGIYVCDGINQAGISRKEVELIIQVAPEDIKLTVFPSESVKEGDTVIISCTCGNVPETWIILKKKAETGDTVLKSIDGAYTIRKAQLEDAGVYECESKNEVGSKLKSLKLDVKGRENNRDYFSPELLVLYCVSSLIIPAIGMIIYFARKANMKGSYSLVEAQKSKV; encoded by the exons ATGGCATTTTGCGGATCTGAGAAACTGGAAAAAGGAATCCGGGTGGAGATCTACT CTTTTCCTAAGGATCCGGAGATTCATTTCAGTGGgcctctggaggctggaaagccaGTCACAGTCAAGTGTTTGGTCCCTGATGTATACCCGTTCGACAGGCTGGAGATAGACTTATGGAAGGGAGACCATCACATGAAGAGTCAGGACTTTATAGAGGAAGTGGAAAGGAAGTCCCTGGAAACCAAGAGTTTGGAAGTAATCTTTATTCCAATCATTGAGGATACTGGAAAAGCTCTTGTTTGCCGAGCTAGATTACACGTTGATGAAATTGATTCTGTACCCAAAGAAAGGGAGACTACAAAGGAACTGCAAGTCTACA TCTCACCCAAAAATACAGTTATCTCTGTGAATCCCTCCACAAGGCTGCAAGAAGGTGGCTCTGTGACAATGACATGTTCCAGTGAGGGTCTACCAGCTCCACAGATTTTCTGGAGCAAGAAATTAGACAATGGGAATCTACAGCCCCTTTCTGAGAATGCAACTCTCACTTTAATTGCTATGAGAATGGAATATTCTGGAATTTATGTGTGTGAAGGAGTTAATCTGATTGGGAAACACAGAAGTGAGGTGGAGTTAGTTGTTCAAG agaAACCATTTACTGTTGAGATCTCACCTGGCCCCTGGATTGCTGCTCAGATTGGGGACTCAGTCGTGTTGACGTGTGGTGTCACAGACTGCGAGTTCCCATCTTTCTCTTGGGAAACCCAGATAGACAGCCCTCTGCATGAGAATGTGAAGAGTGAGGGCACCAAGTCCACGCTGACCCTGAGCCATGTGAGTTTGGCAAGTGAAGGCTCTTACCTGTGCACAGTGACCTGTGGacataagaaacagaaaaaggggATCCAGGTGAAACTCTACT CATTCCCTAGAGATCCAGAAATTGAGATGAGTGGTCCCCTAGTGAACGGAAGCCCTGTCACCGTAAGCTGCAAGGTTCCTGATGTATACCCTTTTGACCAGCTGGAGATTGAATTATTTAAGGGGGAGActattctggaaaataaaaacttttcagaGGAAGAGGATGGGAAATCCCTAGAGACCAAAAGTTTGGAAGTGACCTTCATCCCCACCACTGAAGATACTGGAAAAGTTCTTGTTTGTCGGGCTAAGTTACATATTGATgaaatggaatttgaacccaaaCAAAGGCAGAGTACACAGACACTTTATGTCAATG TTGCCCCCAGAGATATAACTGTCTTGGTCAGCCCCTCCTCCATCCTGGAAGAAGGCAGTTTTGTGACTATGACATGCTCCAGCGATGGCCTTCCAGCTCCGAAAATCCTGTGGAGCAGGAAGCTAAATAATGGGGCTCTTCAGCCTCTTTCTGAGAATGCAACTCTTACCTTAATTTCTACAACGATGGAAGATTCTGGTATTTACGTGTGTGATGGGATTAACCAGGCTGGAATAAGCAGAAAAGAAGTTGAATTAATTATCCAAG TTGCTCCAGAAGACATAAAACTTACAGTTTTTCCTTCTGAGAGTGTCAAAGAAGGAGACACTGTCATTATCTCCTGTACATGTGGAAATGTTCCAGAAACATGGATAATCCTGAAGAAAAAAGCAGAGACAGGAGACACAGTGCTAAAATCTATAGATGGCGCGTATACCATTCGCAAGGCCCAGTTGGAGGATGCAGGGGTTTATGAATGTGAATCTAAAAATGAAGTTggctcaaaattaaaaagtttaaagctTGATGTTAAAG gaagagaaaataacagGGACTATTTTTCTCCTGAACTTCTCGTGCTCTATTGTGTATCCTCCTTAATAATACCTGCCATTGGAATGATCATCTACTTTGCAAGAAAAGCCAACATGAAAGGGTCATACAGTCTTGTAGAAGCACAGAAATCAAAAGTGTAG
- the VCAM1 gene encoding vascular cell adhesion protein 1 isoform X1 — MPGKMVVIFGASYILWTVFAASQAFKMEITPESRSLAQIGDSVSLTCSTTGCESPSFMWRTQMDSPLYAGVRSEGTKSMLTMNPVSFQNELSYLCMAFCGSEKLEKGIRVEIYSFPKDPEIHFSGPLEAGKPVTVKCLVPDVYPFDRLEIDLWKGDHHMKSQDFIEEVERKSLETKSLEVIFIPIIEDTGKALVCRARLHVDEIDSVPKERETTKELQVYISPKNTVISVNPSTRLQEGGSVTMTCSSEGLPAPQIFWSKKLDNGNLQPLSENATLTLIAMRMEYSGIYVCEGVNLIGKHRSEVELVVQEKPFTVEISPGPWIAAQIGDSVVLTCGVTDCEFPSFSWETQIDSPLHENVKSEGTKSTLTLSHVSLASEGSYLCTVTCGHKKQKKGIQVKLYSFPRDPEIEMSGPLVNGSPVTVSCKVPDVYPFDQLEIELFKGETILENKNFSEEEDGKSLETKSLEVTFIPTTEDTGKVLVCRAKLHIDEMEFEPKQRQSTQTLYVNVAPRDITVLVSPSSILEEGSFVTMTCSSDGLPAPKILWSRKLNNGALQPLSENATLTLISTTMEDSGIYVCDGINQAGISRKEVELIIQVAPEDIKLTVFPSESVKEGDTVIISCTCGNVPETWIILKKKAETGDTVLKSIDGAYTIRKAQLEDAGVYECESKNEVGSKLKSLKLDVKGRENNRDYFSPELLVLYCVSSLIIPAIGMIIYFARKANMKGSYSLVEAQKSKV; from the exons ATGCCTGGGAAGATGGTCGTGATCTTTGGAGCCTCATATATACTTTGGACAGTGTTTGCAGCTT CTCAAGCTTTTAAAATGGAGATCACTCCTGAATCCAGATCGCTTGCTCAGATTGGTGACTCCGTCTCATTGACTTGCAGCACCACAGGCTGTGAGTCTCCGTCTTTCATGTGGAGAACCCAGATGGACAGTCCTCTGTATGCGGGTGTGAGGAGTGAGGGGACCAAGTCCATGCTGACCATGAATCCTGTTAGTTTCCAGAATGAACTCTCTTACCTGTGCATGGCATTTTGCGGATCTGAGAAACTGGAAAAAGGAATCCGGGTGGAGATCTACT CTTTTCCTAAGGATCCGGAGATTCATTTCAGTGGgcctctggaggctggaaagccaGTCACAGTCAAGTGTTTGGTCCCTGATGTATACCCGTTCGACAGGCTGGAGATAGACTTATGGAAGGGAGACCATCACATGAAGAGTCAGGACTTTATAGAGGAAGTGGAAAGGAAGTCCCTGGAAACCAAGAGTTTGGAAGTAATCTTTATTCCAATCATTGAGGATACTGGAAAAGCTCTTGTTTGCCGAGCTAGATTACACGTTGATGAAATTGATTCTGTACCCAAAGAAAGGGAGACTACAAAGGAACTGCAAGTCTACA TCTCACCCAAAAATACAGTTATCTCTGTGAATCCCTCCACAAGGCTGCAAGAAGGTGGCTCTGTGACAATGACATGTTCCAGTGAGGGTCTACCAGCTCCACAGATTTTCTGGAGCAAGAAATTAGACAATGGGAATCTACAGCCCCTTTCTGAGAATGCAACTCTCACTTTAATTGCTATGAGAATGGAATATTCTGGAATTTATGTGTGTGAAGGAGTTAATCTGATTGGGAAACACAGAAGTGAGGTGGAGTTAGTTGTTCAAG agaAACCATTTACTGTTGAGATCTCACCTGGCCCCTGGATTGCTGCTCAGATTGGGGACTCAGTCGTGTTGACGTGTGGTGTCACAGACTGCGAGTTCCCATCTTTCTCTTGGGAAACCCAGATAGACAGCCCTCTGCATGAGAATGTGAAGAGTGAGGGCACCAAGTCCACGCTGACCCTGAGCCATGTGAGTTTGGCAAGTGAAGGCTCTTACCTGTGCACAGTGACCTGTGGacataagaaacagaaaaaggggATCCAGGTGAAACTCTACT CATTCCCTAGAGATCCAGAAATTGAGATGAGTGGTCCCCTAGTGAACGGAAGCCCTGTCACCGTAAGCTGCAAGGTTCCTGATGTATACCCTTTTGACCAGCTGGAGATTGAATTATTTAAGGGGGAGActattctggaaaataaaaacttttcagaGGAAGAGGATGGGAAATCCCTAGAGACCAAAAGTTTGGAAGTGACCTTCATCCCCACCACTGAAGATACTGGAAAAGTTCTTGTTTGTCGGGCTAAGTTACATATTGATgaaatggaatttgaacccaaaCAAAGGCAGAGTACACAGACACTTTATGTCAATG TTGCCCCCAGAGATATAACTGTCTTGGTCAGCCCCTCCTCCATCCTGGAAGAAGGCAGTTTTGTGACTATGACATGCTCCAGCGATGGCCTTCCAGCTCCGAAAATCCTGTGGAGCAGGAAGCTAAATAATGGGGCTCTTCAGCCTCTTTCTGAGAATGCAACTCTTACCTTAATTTCTACAACGATGGAAGATTCTGGTATTTACGTGTGTGATGGGATTAACCAGGCTGGAATAAGCAGAAAAGAAGTTGAATTAATTATCCAAG TTGCTCCAGAAGACATAAAACTTACAGTTTTTCCTTCTGAGAGTGTCAAAGAAGGAGACACTGTCATTATCTCCTGTACATGTGGAAATGTTCCAGAAACATGGATAATCCTGAAGAAAAAAGCAGAGACAGGAGACACAGTGCTAAAATCTATAGATGGCGCGTATACCATTCGCAAGGCCCAGTTGGAGGATGCAGGGGTTTATGAATGTGAATCTAAAAATGAAGTTggctcaaaattaaaaagtttaaagctTGATGTTAAAG gaagagaaaataacagGGACTATTTTTCTCCTGAACTTCTCGTGCTCTATTGTGTATCCTCCTTAATAATACCTGCCATTGGAATGATCATCTACTTTGCAAGAAAAGCCAACATGAAAGGGTCATACAGTCTTGTAGAAGCACAGAAATCAAAAGTGTAG